In the genome of Massilia sp. PAMC28688, one region contains:
- a CDS encoding undecaprenyl-diphosphate phosphatase, whose translation MDIYLALKAIVMGLVEGFTEFLPISSTGHLILAGSLLNFTDEKSNIFKIVIQSGAILAVCWEFNVRIRAVFSGIFTERKQQKFVLNLMIAFTPLAVLGLIFGKFIKQALFHPVPVALSFIIGGLIILWVEARQRGNPVAVRVGEIDDMTPLDALKVGLAQAVALIPGTSRSGATIIGSMMFGLTRKAATEFSFFLAIPTLMIATAYELIKNRDMLTSADLPLFGIGSFAAFVSAFLCVRWLLRYISSHDFTVFAWYRIAFGILVIASSHYGWVVWVE comes from the coding sequence ATGGATATCTATCTCGCGTTAAAAGCCATCGTCATGGGCCTCGTTGAAGGCTTTACGGAGTTCCTGCCGATTTCCTCGACCGGCCACCTGATTCTGGCCGGCAGCCTGCTCAATTTTACCGACGAGAAGTCCAACATCTTCAAGATTGTGATCCAGTCCGGCGCGATCCTGGCGGTGTGCTGGGAGTTCAATGTGCGCATCCGCGCCGTTTTCAGCGGCATATTCACGGAACGCAAGCAGCAGAAATTCGTGCTCAACCTGATGATTGCCTTTACGCCGCTGGCCGTACTGGGCCTTATCTTCGGTAAGTTCATCAAGCAGGCCCTGTTCCATCCCGTGCCGGTAGCGCTCTCTTTTATCATCGGCGGCTTGATCATCTTGTGGGTGGAAGCACGCCAGCGCGGCAATCCCGTGGCGGTGCGCGTCGGCGAAATCGACGACATGACCCCGCTCGACGCACTCAAGGTAGGCCTTGCACAAGCCGTTGCACTCATTCCCGGCACCAGCCGCTCGGGCGCCACCATCATCGGCTCCATGATGTTCGGCCTCACGCGCAAGGCCGCCACGGAATTCTCGTTCTTCCTCGCGATCCCGACCCTCATGATCGCGACCGCCTATGAACTGATCAAGAACCGCGACATGCTGACCAGCGCCGACCTGCCACTGTTTGGTATCGGCTCGTTCGCCGCATTCGTGTCAGCCTTCCTGTGCGTGCGCTGGCTGCTGCGCTATATCAGCAGCCATGACTTCACGGTATTTGCCTGGTACCGCATCGCATTCGGTATCCTGGTCATCGCCAGTTCACATTACGGCTGGGTTGTTTGGGTCGAATAA
- a CDS encoding YkgJ family cysteine cluster protein: protein MNCRDNCGACCTAPSITSPIPGMPDGKPAGVRCVQLADDHRCLIFGKPERPAFCGGLQPSADMCGSDRLHAMRWLSDLERATAPA, encoded by the coding sequence ATGAACTGCCGCGACAATTGCGGTGCATGCTGCACCGCCCCCTCCATTACCAGCCCCATTCCCGGCATGCCAGACGGTAAGCCTGCGGGCGTGCGTTGCGTTCAGCTCGCTGACGATCACCGCTGCCTGATATTTGGCAAGCCCGAACGGCCAGCATTTTGCGGCGGCCTGCAACCGAGCGCTGACATGTGCGGCAGCGACCGGCTGCATGCCATGCGCTGGCTGAGCGACCTGGAGCGCGCAACCGCACCGGCTTAG
- a CDS encoding nuclear transport factor 2 family protein yields MIKHIAGSVVLLMASLHAAAATPSETVTAFHAAITAGERDKALAMLSPEVVIYESGHVERSRDEYAKGHLGSDIAFGREMTRKVLKRSERVSGNMALVFDETETSGTWKGKPVKSMGVETAVLEKQGDGWIITHVHWSSRKGH; encoded by the coding sequence ATGATCAAACATATCGCCGGCAGCGTCGTGCTGCTCATGGCAAGCCTGCACGCAGCGGCAGCGACACCCTCCGAGACCGTGACCGCCTTTCACGCGGCCATCACCGCCGGCGAGCGTGACAAGGCGCTCGCCATGCTCAGTCCGGAAGTGGTCATTTATGAATCGGGCCACGTCGAGCGGTCGCGCGATGAATACGCAAAGGGTCACCTTGGCAGCGACATCGCGTTTGGCCGCGAGATGACACGCAAGGTGCTCAAGCGCAGCGAACGAGTGAGCGGGAACATGGCGCTGGTGTTCGACGAGACGGAAACCAGCGGCACCTGGAAGGGCAAGCCGGTCAAGTCAATGGGCGTGGAGACGGCCGTGCTGGAGAAACAGGGCGACGGCTGGATCATCACGCACGTCCACTGGTCGTCGCGCAAGGGGCACTGA
- a CDS encoding multicopper oxidase family protein — protein MVSRRSFFTSAGVAAVTGAVVSRVGAASLPEAAQMDQASTQGPLTPPNGRPYNPVVTLNGWTLPWRMKDNVKEFHLVAEPVVREIAPGMKANLWGYNGQSPGPTIEVVEGDRVRIFVTNKLPEHTSVHWHGQRLPNGMDGVSGITQPPIMPGKTFVYEFVARRPGTFMYHPHADEMTQMAMGMMGFWITHPKDRRFMPVDRDFCILLASYDIDPGSYTPKVNTMTDFNLWTFNSRAFPGIDPMVMRLNDRVRIRVGNLTMTNHPIHMHGHEFTVTGTDGGWTPPQSRWPEVTTDIAVGQMRAVEFIADEPGDWAFHCHKSHHTMNAMGHDVPTMIGVDQREVLGKINKLVPDYMIMGDKGMADMGEMHMPLPENTLPMMTGKGPFGAIGMGGMFTTMKVRKGLARGDYKDPGWYQHPPGTVAYELKDAQALPPAVAAPDKAASAAKPGEKVLKVTKPGAHHGH, from the coding sequence ATGGTTTCACGCAGAAGTTTTTTCACCAGTGCCGGCGTGGCGGCGGTGACGGGTGCAGTCGTCAGCCGCGTGGGCGCCGCCTCGCTGCCGGAGGCGGCGCAGATGGACCAGGCCAGCACCCAGGGGCCTTTGACGCCACCCAATGGCCGTCCATACAACCCGGTGGTCACCCTCAATGGCTGGACGCTCCCGTGGCGCATGAAGGACAATGTCAAGGAATTCCACCTGGTGGCCGAGCCGGTGGTGCGCGAGATCGCCCCTGGCATGAAGGCCAACCTGTGGGGCTACAACGGCCAGTCGCCGGGGCCGACGATTGAAGTGGTGGAAGGCGACCGGGTACGCATCTTTGTCACCAACAAGCTACCCGAGCATACCAGCGTGCACTGGCACGGCCAGCGCCTGCCAAACGGCATGGATGGCGTGAGCGGCATCACCCAGCCGCCCATCATGCCGGGCAAAACGTTCGTGTATGAGTTCGTGGCGCGCCGCCCGGGCACCTTCATGTACCACCCGCATGCCGACGAAATGACGCAGATGGCAATGGGAATGATGGGTTTCTGGATCACCCATCCCAAGGACCGCCGCTTCATGCCGGTGGACCGTGATTTCTGCATCCTGCTGGCGTCGTACGACATTGATCCGGGCAGCTATACGCCCAAGGTCAACACCATGACCGACTTCAACCTGTGGACCTTCAACAGCCGCGCCTTTCCCGGCATCGACCCCATGGTGATGCGTCTTAATGACCGCGTGCGTATCCGCGTGGGCAACCTGACCATGACCAACCACCCGATCCACATGCACGGGCACGAATTCACCGTCACCGGTACCGATGGCGGCTGGACTCCGCCGCAGTCACGCTGGCCGGAGGTCACCACCGACATCGCCGTTGGCCAGATGCGCGCCGTCGAATTCATTGCCGACGAACCGGGCGACTGGGCCTTCCACTGCCACAAGTCACATCACACCATGAACGCCATGGGCCATGACGTGCCCACCATGATCGGCGTGGACCAGCGCGAGGTGCTTGGCAAGATCAACAAGCTGGTGCCGGACTATATGATCATGGGCGACAAGGGCATGGCCGACATGGGCGAAATGCACATGCCGCTGCCGGAGAACACGCTGCCCATGATGACGGGCAAAGGGCCATTCGGCGCCATTGGCATGGGGGGCATGTTTACCACCATGAAGGTGCGCAAAGGCCTGGCGCGGGGTGACTACAAGGACCCGGGCTGGTACCAGCATCCGCCGGGCACGGTGGCGTACGAGTTAAAGGATGCCCAGGCCCTGCCGCCTGCCGTAGCGGCGCCCGACAAGGCCGCCAGTGCTGCCAAGCCCGGCGAAAAGGTCCTCAAGGTGACCAAACCCGGCGCGCACCACGGCCATTGA
- a CDS encoding TolC family protein: MQTVATPFRLLTIAAALLLSGCASFSNDGGQDAVRELVNARSTQPMPDVAAGATDTHIAALLQQPLTVAGAVDIAMLNNYSLKASYAELGIAEADLVQAGRLANPVFSFGRVKNHHGGEVERQLMVPVIGLLTMPITRKLERRRFAQAQMRAAGDALRIADETRRAWYGAVAAAQTAQYLEQVKTAAEASAELARRMAEAGNWSKLQHAREQAFYADTVAQLARARQARLAEREKLARLMGVAGTQASFTLPERLPDLPPAARRIEAAEAAAMTNRIDILMASKELEGLAASLGLTRATRFINLLDLSYLYNTNEEGERVRGYEVELQIPIFDWGSARVARAEASYMQAAHRAAAIALDARSQVRESYTGYLTAYDIARHYRDEIVPLKKRISDEQLLRYNGMLISVFELLADAREQVASVNAAIEAQRDFWMADSALHAAMTGSTGVQATSSARGGAPAAASAPAQH; the protein is encoded by the coding sequence ATGCAAACCGTCGCAACACCATTCCGGCTCCTGACCATCGCCGCAGCCCTGCTGCTGTCAGGCTGCGCATCATTCAGCAATGACGGCGGCCAGGACGCAGTGCGCGAACTGGTCAACGCGCGCAGCACCCAGCCCATGCCAGACGTAGCGGCCGGCGCCACAGACACGCATATCGCCGCCCTCCTGCAGCAACCGCTCACCGTCGCGGGCGCGGTCGACATCGCCATGCTGAACAACTACAGCCTCAAGGCGTCGTATGCGGAACTGGGCATCGCGGAAGCAGACCTGGTGCAGGCGGGCCGGCTGGCCAATCCTGTCTTCAGCTTTGGCCGCGTCAAGAACCACCACGGCGGCGAGGTAGAACGCCAGTTGATGGTGCCCGTGATTGGACTGCTCACCATGCCCATCACACGCAAGCTCGAACGGCGCCGTTTTGCCCAGGCCCAGATGCGCGCAGCCGGCGACGCCCTGCGCATTGCCGATGAAACGCGGCGCGCCTGGTATGGCGCGGTGGCGGCAGCGCAAACCGCACAGTATCTGGAACAGGTCAAGACGGCTGCCGAAGCGAGCGCCGAACTGGCGCGCCGCATGGCCGAAGCGGGCAACTGGAGCAAACTGCAGCACGCCCGCGAGCAAGCCTTTTACGCCGACACCGTCGCCCAGCTGGCGCGGGCACGCCAGGCGCGCCTGGCGGAACGGGAAAAGCTGGCGCGCCTCATGGGAGTAGCCGGCACGCAGGCCAGCTTCACCTTGCCGGAACGGCTGCCCGACCTGCCGCCGGCAGCGCGCCGGATTGAAGCCGCCGAAGCGGCAGCGATGACCAACCGCATCGACATCCTCATGGCCAGCAAGGAGCTGGAAGGCCTGGCCGCATCGCTGGGCCTGACGCGCGCCACACGCTTTATCAATTTGCTCGACCTGAGCTACCTGTACAACACCAACGAAGAAGGTGAACGGGTACGTGGCTATGAAGTGGAACTGCAGATCCCCATTTTCGACTGGGGCAGCGCGCGCGTGGCGCGGGCCGAAGCGAGCTATATGCAGGCAGCCCACCGCGCCGCCGCCATCGCCCTCGATGCACGCTCGCAGGTGCGCGAGTCGTACACCGGCTACCTGACGGCCTACGACATCGCGCGCCACTATCGCGATGAAATCGTGCCGCTCAAAAAGCGCATCTCCGACGAGCAGCTGCTGCGCTATAACGGCATGCTGATCAGCGTATTCGAGCTGCTGGCCGACGCCCGCGAGCAGGTTGCCAGCGTCAACGCTGCCATCGAAGCGCAGCGCGACTTCTGGATGGCCGATTCAGCCCTGCATGCAGCCATGACGGGCAGCACCGGTGTGCAGGCCACGTCTTCGGCCCGCGGCGGCGCGCCTGCGGCGGCCAGCGCCCCGGCCCAACATTAA
- a CDS encoding heavy-metal-associated domain-containing protein, whose translation MIILNVPDMSCSHCTGVITKALKALDPQALIGYDMHHHKVQIDTAESTPAVLQALEQAGYPATVAA comes from the coding sequence ATGATCATCTTGAATGTCCCCGACATGAGCTGCAGCCATTGCACCGGTGTCATCACCAAGGCGCTCAAGGCGCTTGATCCCCAGGCGCTCATTGGCTACGACATGCATCATCACAAAGTGCAGATCGACACCGCTGAAAGTACCCCGGCTGTGCTCCAGGCCCTGGAGCAGGCAGGCTACCCGGCCACGGTGGCGGCATGA
- a CDS encoding cation-translocating P-type ATPase, with protein MNSTQLALSDIPPETSLQVGGMSCASCAGRVEKALRAVPGVADATVNLATERATVLSQGRALDPGALIAAVEKAGYTAHAQHEAAPARGGIPEAWQIAIAALLTLPLIVPMIADALGFHVMLPAYVQFLLAAPVQFWIGARFYSGAWKALRARTGNMDLLVALGTSAAFGLSLYQWLGLGISHLYFEAGAVVITLVRLGKWLEARAKRQTTEAIRALQALRPDTARVRRDGQERMVPIAFLRVGDEVVVRPGERVPMDGTVLEGHSHADESMLTGESMPVAKEPGGTVVGGSVNAEGLLVVRASAIGAETVLARIIRSVEDAQAAKAPIQRLVDKVSAVFVPVIVLIALATFGAWWLVSGTWEGALINAVAVLVIACPCALGLATPTAIMAGTGVAARQGILIKDAEALELLHGVQVVAFDKTGTLTEGKPRLTACEAADGDDGALLALAAAVQQGSEHPLARAVEAAAREAGTHVAKAEATTAVSGQGVTATVNGLKLALGNTRMMAQHGIDLGAMQARARAHEQAGRTVSWLAQVGTAPRLVGMLAFGDTVKGDSAEAVRRLRQAGVRTVMLTGDNEGSARHIAGQTGIDEVHAQLMPDDKARILGELRASGQRVAMVGDGINDAPALAAADIGIAMGGGTDVAMHTAGVTLMRGDPRLLSDAIDISRRTYSKIRQNLFWAFIFNIIGVPLAALGMLSPMIAGAAMAFSSVTVVSNALLLKRWSGQGGT; from the coding sequence ATGAATTCTACACAGCTGGCACTATCCGACATCCCGCCCGAAACGTCGCTGCAGGTGGGCGGGATGAGCTGCGCCTCGTGCGCCGGCAGGGTGGAAAAGGCGCTGCGCGCTGTTCCCGGCGTGGCCGACGCCACCGTCAACCTGGCAACCGAACGCGCCACCGTCTTGTCACAGGGGCGGGCACTCGACCCCGGCGCCCTGATTGCGGCCGTGGAAAAAGCGGGCTACACCGCCCATGCCCAGCACGAAGCAGCGCCCGCCAGGGGCGGCATCCCGGAAGCATGGCAAATTGCCATTGCCGCGCTGCTGACCTTGCCACTCATTGTCCCGATGATCGCGGATGCCCTGGGATTTCACGTCATGCTGCCCGCCTACGTCCAGTTCCTGCTGGCCGCACCCGTCCAGTTCTGGATCGGTGCCCGCTTTTACAGCGGGGCCTGGAAGGCCCTGCGTGCCCGTACCGGCAATATGGACTTGCTGGTGGCGCTTGGCACATCGGCCGCTTTCGGCCTGAGCCTGTACCAATGGCTGGGGCTGGGCATCAGCCACCTGTATTTCGAGGCAGGCGCCGTGGTGATCACGCTGGTTCGCCTCGGCAAGTGGCTGGAAGCACGGGCCAAGCGGCAAACGACGGAAGCGATTCGCGCCTTGCAAGCATTGCGGCCAGACACGGCGCGCGTGCGGCGCGACGGCCAGGAGCGCATGGTGCCGATTGCCTTCCTGCGCGTGGGCGACGAGGTGGTGGTCCGCCCCGGCGAACGGGTGCCCATGGATGGCACCGTGCTCGAAGGGCACAGTCACGCCGACGAATCCATGCTGACCGGCGAGAGCATGCCTGTTGCCAAGGAACCGGGCGGCACGGTGGTGGGCGGCTCGGTCAATGCCGAAGGCTTGCTGGTGGTCCGCGCCAGCGCCATTGGTGCGGAAACCGTGCTGGCGCGCATTATTCGTTCGGTGGAAGATGCGCAGGCCGCCAAGGCCCCCATCCAGCGCCTGGTGGACAAGGTCAGCGCCGTGTTCGTGCCCGTGATCGTGCTGATTGCACTGGCGACGTTTGGCGCCTGGTGGCTGGTCAGCGGTACCTGGGAGGGCGCGCTCATCAACGCCGTGGCGGTGCTCGTGATTGCCTGCCCGTGCGCGCTGGGGCTGGCTACCCCGACCGCCATCATGGCCGGCACCGGCGTTGCCGCGCGCCAAGGCATTCTGATCAAGGATGCCGAAGCGCTGGAACTGCTCCATGGCGTGCAGGTCGTTGCCTTTGACAAGACCGGCACCCTGACCGAGGGCAAGCCCAGGCTCACGGCCTGCGAGGCGGCAGACGGCGACGACGGCGCCCTGCTGGCGCTGGCAGCGGCCGTGCAGCAGGGCAGCGAGCATCCGCTGGCGCGGGCGGTGGAAGCGGCAGCGCGCGAGGCGGGCACGCACGTCGCCAAGGCAGAGGCAACCACGGCAGTGAGCGGGCAGGGCGTGACCGCCACCGTGAACGGGCTGAAACTTGCCCTTGGCAACACGCGCATGATGGCCCAGCACGGCATTGATCTGGGCGCCATGCAAGCCCGGGCACGCGCGCACGAGCAGGCCGGCCGCACGGTGTCGTGGCTGGCGCAGGTGGGCACGGCGCCGCGCCTGGTCGGCATGCTGGCCTTTGGCGATACCGTCAAGGGCGACAGTGCCGAAGCGGTGCGGCGCCTGCGCCAGGCCGGCGTGCGTACCGTCATGCTCACCGGTGACAACGAAGGCAGCGCGCGTCACATTGCCGGGCAAACCGGCATCGACGAGGTGCACGCCCAGCTGATGCCGGACGATAAGGCGCGCATTCTGGGCGAACTGCGCGCCAGTGGCCAGCGGGTGGCGATGGTGGGCGACGGCATCAATGATGCGCCGGCACTGGCCGCGGCCGACATCGGCATTGCCATGGGCGGCGGCACCGACGTGGCCATGCACACGGCGGGCGTGACGCTGATGCGGGGCGACCCGCGCCTGCTGTCGGATGCGATCGACATCTCGCGCCGCACCTACAGCAAGATCCGCCAGAACCTGTTCTGGGCCTTCATCTTCAATATCATTGGCGTGCCGCTGGCGGCCCTGGGGATGCTCAGCCCCATGATTGCAGGGGCGGCAATGGCATTTTCGAGTGTAACGGTGGTGTCCAACGCGCTGTTGCTCAAGCGCTGGTCGGGACAGGGAGGGACGTGA
- the cueR gene encoding Cu(I)-responsive transcriptional regulator: MTAAMEMGAARQQGMQNIGETAKASGVSAKMIRHYEAIGLIEPAVRTDAGYRVYRQRDVDVLRFIHRSRELGFSLEQIKTLLALWRDKQRASKDVRAMARVHIEELDRKIADMQAMKRTLETLATRCHGDERPECPILDDLSLG; the protein is encoded by the coding sequence ATGACGGCGGCAATGGAAATGGGCGCGGCACGCCAGCAGGGCATGCAGAACATCGGTGAAACGGCCAAGGCGTCCGGGGTGTCGGCCAAGATGATCCGGCATTACGAGGCCATCGGCTTGATTGAACCGGCGGTGCGCACCGATGCCGGCTACCGGGTCTATCGCCAGCGCGATGTCGATGTGCTGCGCTTTATCCACCGCAGCCGCGAGCTGGGGTTTTCGCTCGAGCAGATCAAGACGCTGCTGGCCCTGTGGCGCGACAAGCAGCGTGCCAGCAAGGACGTGCGCGCGATGGCGCGCGTGCATATCGAGGAGCTGGATCGCAAGATCGCAGACATGCAGGCCATGAAGCGCACGCTCGAAACCCTGGCCACGCGCTGCCATGGCGACGAGCGGCCGGAGTGCCCGATTCTGGATGACCTGTCGCTCGGTTAA
- a CDS encoding GNAT family N-acetyltransferase: protein MKKAKLMNFAWSDTSEGVSWEELCELYRLAPLGDKSPADLETVFGNSRFKQFVFDDGKLIAAGRALSDGLDCSYIADVAVLPGYQGRGIGGELVRRLVQLSRGHNKIILYAVPGAEVFYTTLGFQPMATAMGIFKHEAQAFERGYLIRRNQ from the coding sequence TTGAAGAAAGCCAAGCTGATGAATTTTGCGTGGAGCGACACAAGTGAGGGCGTCTCGTGGGAGGAGCTGTGCGAACTGTACCGGCTCGCCCCGCTGGGCGACAAGAGCCCGGCCGATCTGGAAACCGTGTTCGGTAACAGCAGGTTCAAGCAATTTGTGTTCGATGATGGCAAGCTGATCGCCGCCGGTCGGGCCCTCTCGGACGGCCTCGACTGCTCGTATATTGCCGATGTCGCTGTACTGCCGGGCTACCAGGGCCGGGGCATTGGCGGCGAACTCGTGCGCAGACTGGTGCAGCTGTCGCGCGGCCATAACAAGATCATCCTGTACGCCGTGCCGGGCGCCGAAGTCTTTTACACGACGCTCGGCTTTCAGCCCATGGCCACCGCGATGGGGATCTTCAAGCACGAAGCGCAGGCTTTCGAGCGCGGTTACCTGATTCGCAGGAACCAGTAA
- a CDS encoding TetR/AcrR family transcriptional regulator translates to MQCPFETKPRWERRKDARPQELLAAALELFVERGFAATRLEDVARRAGVSKGTLYLYFTNKEELFKAVVRENIVPALGEAEGIISSFEGHSADMLRCIILGWWERIGATQASGIVKLVMAEAGNFPELASFYHEEVITRSSDMMSAMFRRGVERGEFRPVNVDVMTQVLIAPMLMLITWKHSVGPCNQGNLQPMAFIESFLDMALHGLLPTDANQGAA, encoded by the coding sequence ATGCAATGCCCGTTTGAAACCAAGCCGCGCTGGGAGCGGCGCAAGGATGCGCGCCCTCAGGAATTGCTGGCAGCCGCGCTCGAGCTGTTTGTCGAACGGGGTTTTGCCGCCACCCGGCTGGAAGATGTGGCCAGGCGCGCCGGCGTGTCCAAGGGGACGCTGTACCTCTACTTCACCAACAAGGAAGAGCTGTTCAAGGCGGTGGTGCGCGAAAATATCGTCCCGGCGCTGGGCGAAGCCGAAGGCATCATTTCCAGTTTCGAAGGCCATTCGGCTGACATGCTGCGCTGCATTATCCTGGGATGGTGGGAGCGCATTGGCGCCACCCAGGCTTCCGGCATCGTCAAGCTCGTCATGGCCGAGGCAGGCAATTTTCCCGAACTGGCCAGCTTCTATCACGAAGAAGTCATCACGCGCAGCAGTGACATGATGTCCGCCATGTTCCGGCGCGGCGTGGAGCGGGGCGAGTTTCGCCCGGTCAACGTCGATGTCATGACCCAGGTATTGATTGCGCCCATGCTCATGCTGATCACCTGGAAGCATTCCGTCGGCCCCTGCAACCAGGGCAACCTGCAGCCGATGGCGTTTATCGAATCCTTTCTCGACATGGCGCTGCACGGCTTGCTGCCCACGGATGCGAATCAGGGTGCGGCCTGA
- a CDS encoding protein-L-isoaspartate O-methyltransferase has product MNIEQARFNMIEQQIRPWNVLDQDVLDSLVVVKREDFVPDAYKALAFVDTEIPLPGGEAMLTPKIEARLLQEVQLKKHENVLEIGTGSGYMAALLAHKARHVTTVEIAPELKALAEANLARAGVTNVTVELGDGAQGWSKGAPYDVIVISGALEELPETFLKQVKVGGRIAAIIGRAPVMSAQITTRVSETAYDTVKVFETNVQQLKAAVTASRFTF; this is encoded by the coding sequence ATGAATATCGAACAAGCCCGCTTTAACATGATTGAACAGCAGATCCGGCCGTGGAACGTGCTGGACCAGGACGTGCTCGATTCGCTGGTCGTCGTCAAGCGCGAGGATTTTGTGCCCGATGCGTACAAGGCGCTGGCATTTGTCGACACCGAAATCCCGCTGCCGGGCGGCGAGGCGATGCTGACGCCCAAGATCGAAGCGCGCCTGCTGCAGGAAGTACAGCTGAAAAAACATGAAAACGTGCTGGAGATCGGCACCGGTTCCGGCTACATGGCCGCGCTGCTGGCGCACAAGGCGCGCCACGTGACGACCGTGGAAATCGCCCCTGAACTGAAAGCACTGGCCGAGGCGAACCTGGCGCGCGCCGGGGTGACCAACGTGACGGTGGAGCTGGGCGATGGCGCCCAGGGCTGGAGCAAGGGCGCCCCCTACGACGTAATTGTCATTTCGGGCGCGCTCGAAGAGCTGCCGGAAACATTCCTCAAGCAGGTAAAGGTAGGCGGCCGTATTGCCGCCATCATCGGCCGGGCCCCGGTCATGTCGGCCCAGATTACCACCCGCGTGTCGGAGACGGCATATGACACGGTCAAGGTATTCGAGACCAATGTGCAGCAGCTGAAGGCGGCCGTGACAGCGTCGCGCTTCACCTTCTGA
- a CDS encoding rhodanese-like domain-containing protein encodes MQHLTAPELAAWLADPARPKPLLLDVREPWEFDTCRIEGATLIPMSTIPARIEELDEEAEIVCICHHGARSMQVAAFLERNGFGKTLNLTGGVHAWALQVDPSMPKY; translated from the coding sequence ATGCAGCACCTGACCGCGCCCGAGCTGGCGGCCTGGCTGGCCGACCCCGCCCGTCCCAAGCCGCTGCTGCTGGACGTGCGTGAACCTTGGGAATTTGACACCTGCCGTATTGAGGGCGCAACGCTCATTCCCATGAGTACCATTCCTGCCCGCATTGAGGAACTGGATGAGGAAGCCGAAATCGTCTGCATCTGCCACCATGGTGCGCGCAGCATGCAGGTGGCCGCTTTCCTGGAACGCAATGGTTTTGGCAAGACTTTGAATTTGACCGGCGGTGTACACGCCTGGGCGTTGCAGGTCGATCCTTCGATGCCGAAGTACTGA